The genomic stretch TTCAAGATGGTTTACCAGTTCCTAGAGGTGATAGTTAATAACGATGACATATCAGATGAACAGAAGGCAAGAATCTGCAAGAAGTTGGGTGAAGCAGACAAGGTTAGCGTTAATGCTTCTGTCTAATCATCTGTTCTATTGGTCTTATATGATGACTTGACCTCAATGAATATAGGCATACAATGTGAGTGCTAGTGCTTAATGGCTATACTTGTTCACACAGTATGTGTAGATACACGAAACTTTTGAGTGTCTTGTTTATATAAATCTTAGTCGTGTACCAGTTGTTTTTGCACATATATAAACCCACGTCATAACCTAGCTAATTATGGAAAACCTCCGGGCATCCCCATAGATCATTTGCATTTTTCTTGATCTCCTCCAGATACCTATTTGTTTTATCATAAAGTCACAGCCCGACTCATAGAGTTAATCATATGTTTCTTTCTTGTAATCATCCGAGTAGTTTTCTACATGTTATAAATGTTCTTTCGTGCAGTTCTGTGTCTCCAGCTTCAAATAGGCCCTCATAGTGATCTATAATAATAGGATAGATATAAAATGGAAGGATTAAAAtgcttgatttctcataattatttaattataattaacaCCTTTGCAGTGCTTAATCGATGGGGCGGACGAGTATCTGCAGCTAATGGCTGTGGCCAGTCACACGATACGAGCTCTTTGCGACATGCCAGAGGAGTTGCGCTTTGATTAATTAGGTTTTGCTACACCGTGTAACATCATGAACATTTTAGGAACTTAATTTTGCTTGAATAGTTGGTGGTTGTAGCCATGGATACACTGATGTGCTTAAGGCCATCAAACCTTTGGGTTTTGCAGTAGCAACAGGTTTGCAGGCTTAACCCCCTTGCATTTCCTGTTATCCTCTCCCTTTAGAAGTGAAGAGAACACCTTCAGACTGTCATCTGTAGTGTATGATATGATCAAACCTTCTTGATCCAATGCAAGCTAAGCATTTGATAATATACATAGTCTTACATCTGTAAATAGGGTTTATATCTGCACAGTAAGATCAACAACAAAAACAAGGAAGAACTTGATCATGTGCTTCTATTTCAGACACATCTTAACACAACTTAGTGGTCAAGTCTTCTAGTCAACACCACCATCGTTAGTTTCGTCTTCTTCCTCGTCGTTCTTTATTCCGAGAGTCTGTGTTCTTCCAGGAAAATGTTGTTTTGCGTCCCAGTCAAATCCTCCTCCCTTGAACTGTCTCCTGTTACGCGGGCTTTCCCGCGAGCTTCATGTGGGCCCCAGCGACCACCATGTCGGGTTGGTTTCCTTGTCGGATGTGGGACCCACATCGCGTTTTACGCGGATTGAGTCACAGACGAAGCTGCGGGGAAAAAATGGATTAGTTTTGTTaatgataattataataaataaaatagttataattataataattaggaTCAAATATGGGGATTATAGATGCAGATAACAATAACAAAAAAAGGTCAATTTGAGGTATGATCAATGCTCACGCCAGGCGAAGGCTTACAAGTTGGCAGTCTAGTCGTCGGAAGCCTCCCCGTCCACCTCTCTCCATTCTCTCTTTCGCGTCAGAGCCGACGGCGGAGAATTGGACTCGACCATCCGACGGCGCTTTCTTCACCTCCGATTCGTTCCACGATCTCAATCGGCGGAGGATGGGTGGCTGGAAGGCCGCCCGAAGACGGCTCCTATTCGCCTCGTTGGTCTTCACCGCTGTGATCGCCTCCGTCTCCGCCGCGGTCACTACCCCCTCGCCGAAGAAGGCGAAGGCGTTAGACGCTTCCTCCGCTGTCTTCCCTATCCACGGCGATGTCTACCCGCGCGGGTACATGTCAAGAACTGGGTTTACGCAGATTTATGCATTATTGTACCTGATTCTTTGTCGAATTCGCAGGCTGTACTACGTGGAGATGAACATTGGCGATCCGCCGAAGCCCTACTTCTTGGACGTTGACACCGGCAGCGACCTCACCTGGATCCAATGCGACGCCCCCTGCGTTCGCTGTTCCAAGGTCGAATCTTTGTTCCCAAACCTCCCCAAATTCCTCTCTAATTTCCCAAAAATCTTCGTAAGATTCTCAAGTAAAATCCGATCCTTTTCCTTTGGATTCGTCAACTTCAGGGACCTCACCCGTGGTACCGGCCCAAGCGCACCAATCTTGTACCCTGCAGAAACCCCTTCTGCGCCGCCCTCCATTCCGGCACCGCCCAGGATCAGAACTGCGGCCAATGTGACTACGAGATCGAATACGCAGACAGCGGATCCTCTCTCGGCGTCCTCGTCGCCGACGCCTTCTTCCTCGGCCGTACCCTCGCCCGCCCCATCCTCGCCTTCGGGTAAGCAACCTCACCCTGTTGTTTCCATAAAACTTCCATCTTTCCGATCTGTAGACTGCTTAGTAACATGTCATGGAGACATGTCCAGGTGTGGGTACAATCAGCAGCTTACGAGCCCCAACACCCCAGCGCTCACCGACGGAGTTCTCGGGCTCGGCACCGGGAAGGTTAGCGTTCTGTCTCAGCTAAGCGATCAAGGGGTGACCAAGAACGTCGTCGGCCACTGTCTCAGCGCCAAGGGAGGCGGCAATCTTTTCTTCGGCGATGATTTGGTGCCCAGCTCTCGGATGACCTGGGCGCCCATGTCTCGGATTGGATCCCGGTGAGCTGCATTCTGCAGGAGTTCTTGGATTTCATCTGCCGTCCTCTAACTTCGTTTTGCATTAGGAATTATTACTCGCCCGGGCCAGCAAACCTCCAATGGGGGACTCGATCTCTCGGAGTGAAGCAGAAGGAGGTGGTTTTCGATACCGGGAGTACCTACACCTACTTTGGGTTTCAGCCATACCAGGCATTCCTCTCAGCTGTAAGTAGGAACTCGTTTCAGTTCTTTGGCTAAGTTGTTCCGGAAATCAACGGTTTGAGCTCTTGCAGGTGAAGAGTGACCTGTCGAAGACGCCGCTGAAGGAGGTGTCCGACGACCCATCTCTTTCGGTGTGCTGGAGAGGGCAGAAGCCATTCAAGTCTGTGAATGATGTCAAGCAGTACTTCAAGGCATTAGCTCTGAGCTTTGTGAATGCGAAGAGAACGTTGCTCGAAGTACCTCCAGAGAACTACCTCATCATCACAGTGAGCATCACaaccctctctctccctctctctgtaACTGGACAATCGAGACAGGAAAGGTTGAATTGCGGGACTCTGTTGTTCTTGATCGCAGAAACATGGCAATGCGTGCTTGGGAATTCTCGACGGCACCGAAGTCGGACTCGGAAATCTCAATGTCATCGGAGGTACATGACTCGTAAACATGGATGCCATCATGAGCTCCACGTTCTTCGTCCGATTGACTTTGATGAGCTTGTTGGGTGTTCGCAGACATCTCTCTGCAAGACCTCACGGTGGTTTACGACAACGAGAGGCAGCAGATCGGATGGGTCCGTGCGGCTTGTGACAGGCCTCCCAAGTCTGGAACTTCTTCCTCCCCATGATTGATCTACTTGCATTGACGTCGATGTGCGTGCATCAAAAGGGCGATTCGTAGCTCTCCAACTCCTTCCCGTGCGTTCTAGCAGTGCAGGTGGACACGAGGTTGGTCTAACTCGATTTGCCAGGCTATCCTAACAGCATAAGAGCTTTCATATTTAGTTATCTTAGAGACGATACACATTTGGACAAGACATAATGAACTATTCATTTTCTTGGTTGGATATCACTATAGAACGATCAAACAAAACTCAGTAGGAATATGAATTGATTAGGTCATGTAGCTCTTGAACATTTTGTTAAGATATGATTTTTTTCATCAGTATCTTTCGTTTTTAGctaatttgatattattatacATGGAGATATTATAATATCAGAATCTGAAAAGCTAAAACTCATTAAGTTGCACTATATTTGAGTAAATGTGGGTTTAATCTCACATATATTTAGTATAAATTATTTAAAGAAATCTTAAAATTTTGGAATTAACAATCACCCAATCAAAATGTTATCAACGCGGAAATGGCGTCGACCGTATTCAATGATCAAAGCCGCGGCATTGTATATTATATTACGTGGTCATAAAACCTAGAACGGTGCAGTCAAACATCTTACCCCATCAAGTTTGACTATTGTCGCCATTCCAATAGTCAAGCCTCTTTCTACTCTTAATTCTAGGAAAACCCGCCAGCCTGAACGATTTATTCCTCCCCGTCTCGGTCACTCAATTTCCCTACCCTCGATGTCACTGGATGAACATCGAATGGGACCCATCCAACTCTGACCAGTCGCGGTTGAGCTGGCGATCAGGTATAACGGCCGAAAACTTCTGCTCCTGGCTGTAACTCCCCGATGTGACACGTTCATATGCCTCTCATCGAGGAGCGGAGCTCTTCCGGCGCTCTCGTCTTCGCGTGTCCCCGTTCGCGCCTGCCACCCTCGCTCTTCATCGCAACTGCTGTCACTTCGCCGTTTCTGATTCCGTCTGGGATCACGATTTCGACGCCTCCTCTTCCGCCTCTGGTAGACTTCATCCCGCGATTGGAATGTTACAAGCGAGTCGTTACGTTATTTAGGAGTTCGCACGCGGTCATGGATGGAGACGAGGAGGCGGTGTGGAAGCGGTCCACCTGGGTTTAGGGTTTCGCGATCTCCGGCCTTCGTCCATGTCGGAGCGCGATGGCGGTTGGCGACGGAGCGGTTGACCGCCTCGTGTAGACTTCATCCCGCGATCGGACTGTTACAAGCGAGTCGTTACGTTATTTAGGAGTTCGCACGCGCTCATGGATGGAGACGAAGCGGCGGTGTGGAAGCGGTCCACCTGGGTTTAGGGTGCGTGTTCTCCGGCCTTCGTATATGTCGGAGCGCGATGACGGTTGGCGACGGAGCGGTTAAGGTTCTTATCCTCCTCGGCGGCGGTGGGAGATGGGATGCGGGAGCTCTAAGGCGGAGGAGTCCAAGCTGATCGCACTCTGCCGGGAGAGGACGGAGCTGATCCGCGCGGCGAGAGACCGCCGGTACGCCCTCGCTGCCGCCAACGCGGCCTACTTCCAGGCGCTCGCCGCCGTCGGGGACGCGTTCCACCACTTCGTCCACGAGGAGCTGGCGCCGGGGTCCTCCGTCCTCATCCTCCCCTCATCCGAGGGCAAAAGGAAGGCCAGGACTGGTCGCGGCAGTGCCATTACCGCCGCCGCTGCCTCGTCAACTTCCTCTTCTGTGACGCCACTCTCGCACTCCCTGTCGCCGGAGGGCTCCCACCTGCCTCTGTCCTCGGGGTCGGAGTCCGAGGCGAGCCCGCGGGGTGCAGGCGGCTCCACTTCGTTCGCCGACGGAAAGGCCAGCAGGGTCGGGAGTAGTGGTGAAGGAGAGATTTCATCTTCCCCTCATCATCGCTTTTCGCCTACCAGCCCTAATTCTTCGTTCATCAGGTCATCGACGGCGATCCCCACAATGGTCTCCCAGGATCCGTTCGCATCATCTTGGCCGAATTCTGCGTATGATGGATATGGGTATCCTTTCTATGGTGTGCCAATTGGATCTCCGCCGCAGGAAAGAGAGGATTGGGCAGGTCCTTCGGCACCGGCTGTTGCCCCTGGTACTCCACCGCAACCACCACCTAACGAAGCCTCTTCTTGGGACTTCTTAGACCCCTTCAATTACTACGAGGAGTTCTTGCCCTATTATTCCGGAGGAAAGTATGGTTCACGCTCCTCCATAAGCAGTCCTGATTTGAGCGAGGTGCGTAAGCGGGAAGGAATTCCTGATCTTGAAGAGGAAGCAGAGGTGGAAATGACTGAGAATAACGTAGTTGATGATGATTTGAGACAGAAGGATTCTTTCTCTAGAAGCTCAAATTCAGGTCCCAGTCGTGAAATTGGAGGAAAGCATGAGAAGGTTGGCATTGAGttggaagagaaagagagaaggagCAGTTCAGCAGGGAGTAAAACGATAAGTGGTGGGGAGGATGCAGGATCCAATGGGAAGAAGAAAGGGGTGACATTTGAGGATGTTTCATATGTTACTGAGGAGAGCGTGCGCAGCAGTGAGAAACCATTGTCTGCTTACAGTGATGATGATCAGCCATTGCCTGTTCAAGGTACCAGGGATGTGATGGAGGTTGTGCAGGAGATTGAGGAGCATTTCAGTTCAGCTGCTGGTTGTGGTGAAGACATATCACAGATGCTTGAGCTGGGCAAGTTACCATACCGATCAAGAAGTAAAATGCATAGAGGTAAGATTTAGATTGGTTCATCTGATTCTGGTTTCATGTTCTGTGCTAGTCATGTCGAAGAAGTTTGCAAACTGAAGCTGAGAAAGAGACGCCATAGGGTTAGATGGGTGGGGTTACTTCTACATTTACATTATCTGGACCAGGGTTGTGCACTTACTAAAGGCATGAGGGATCCAagttaagaaaaaggaaattttctACATTTACATTATCTCATATCTTATTTGCTTATCTAAATTGTCCTGTTATTTGCAGTCACTGTTTGAATTCTTTGGTTTCCATAATGAACATATTAATTTTTTGAGGCATGAGTTCAAATTTGGCTCCTATGTTCTACTTCATTGGATGCCTTTTGTTGCCACTGAACTTGAAATAAACTATGAAAAGCATATTATTACATACATTCAACCATATGCACGTTTAACAACTGCATTTTCCTAGTTGCTCTGCTATCTACTTTGTAGTACTTCGAGTGTTTTTGGTGTGAAGCGCACCACTTTTATGCCTTTGTTAGTTGATCCTATGTTAATTCAATATAAATTAACTAATGGTCTCATCCTCCGATTTCAGCTGTGCTCTTGATCATTAGAATCTTTAGGAAAATTCTTTGCAGATGCTGGAGACAACTTCTATCTTCATgctttcatcaattttttttttcatttcaagcATCACATTATGCCATAGTGGTACTGAGCATTCTAAAATTTCTTATAATATTCTTCACTCATTGTTTCCTTATTATATATATGCTTTAATTGTTTTCTGCAAGACTGGCACTCTAAAGAAGCTAAATTTTAGTGCATGATCATTGTAACACAACTATGGAAGAATATCTCTAGTTTGGGGAGGTTGATTAATCTAGAATGAACACACAGTTTGTAAATCTTATAAATCTCGTTCCAGTCATCTCTTCCAGGATTTGGGATCGCATGGCTCTGCCTTTGTTGATACGTTCACGCCTTTCTCTGTCACGGCATTCAAGTAAGAGCACAATAAGGAGAAAAGCTGGCAATGCAGTTGCTCGAAACAGCACTGTTGCAAGGTCTGGCAGCCTTTCATCAACATTGGAGAAGTTGTATGTATGGGAGAAGAAACTCTACAGGGAAGTCAAGGTAGAGCTCTTATTACAAGAATCCACCTAAATACTGCTCTCCGATTTTGCATTAGAAATTTAGTCATTATCTCATATGGTAGCCTTTTTGCTTTGTTGTATCATTTTGGAACATGCTTAATCTACAAGAACAAACCTAAACTATTTTCTGACTGCAATTTTATTGCTATTAGAATAGAATAAGGTTGCTTAGTTCACTAGTCCAATTCATAGATAAAAATTGTGAATGTAAATTAAGTTCTCTTACTGAAAAAAAATAGGGGGATGTATATAATGTTTAAATATTAAGTTTATAAAATGTGTTTGGGATTTATGGGCCAAAAGCTCGAATTGTTTGTCTCTATGTAAAAGAAAAGGATATGTGTTTTTATCCAGTTATGCCAACCAGCCTTCACTAAGATAAATGTAATAGTCATACGTACTGCTGCGCACATACATTATTGAGTTCAGTTCAAACTGGTTTATATGTTTCCTCATTGGATGATTGGGAGCTGATGGCCAAGGGTCTGACTTATCTAGTGTCACAAAGATATGACATGAGTGTTATCATCTCTGTACTCTCCCAAACTGATAAGCATggaatcaggctgctttcataaTATAGGGATTAAAGCTCTTCTGCAATTGACTGGCCAAAGGAGAAGGGATGCTACTTAGTCTTTGTATCTATCCCACTCCAATGCAATCACAAATACATGTGGATATAGAAAAACTACTGAAACTTAATTTCCATGTGACatgagaaaggaaaagaaaaggtatGGATCTACTTTATAGAATGTACACCAGGATGAAATTTGAGATAACCAGATGGAATAATTCCATAGTGCTTGTGGAATTAAAAAGCCATGTCGTTAGACTGTTGCTTatgtgaatttcttgatagtcttgcaTAGATATTTCAAATCAAAACCATCAAGTACTGAATGATCTTCATAGTGAATAATAAAATGCTATTGCGTCATATATATTTGGTTCAcgtcttcttttttctctttttttggtCAAGGACTGTAACGGGGATATCTAAAGTTGTGCTTGTAGTTTCGAGATGACATACAACAAGCTGCTATGTTGGTTCTGTGCGATATCATTTGGACTTGTCAACAATTTTGCAACATCAGATGTGCCAGGTTTtgatatgtaaaatttgaaacccATCTATTGACCTTAGGTTACAGATGCTGAACGCATAATGTtgatcatggtcttaactctGAAGGCTTTTGTGATagcatttttatgataaattgaaTGACAGTAGAACATAAGATCATGATTTGTTATTTTATAAACTGCTTTGTACTTGAATTCTTTGAAGAATGGACGTGTATGTTAAATGGCTTAGGTGCTTGTTCTAGGATGAAGAAAAACTACGAGTCAGCTATGACAAGAAGCACAAGTGGCTCAAAGCTTTAGACGATAGAGGGGCAGAGAACTCCAAGATTGACTTGACCTGGGCATCCGTAAGAAAGCTGTGTACAAAAATAAGCATTATCATTAAATCAGCTAATGCTATCTCAAGCAGGATGCACAAGATACGAGATGAAGAGTTGCAGCCCCTGCTTATCGAACTCATCCAAGGGTATGAAAGTTCCAACCTCATTGTATACTGGATATTTGATATCTTAGTATTTACTCACTTTCGATGATAGAAGTGTGTAAGCTTATTGTTTCTCGGATCAAGTAGTTGATATCCAGTAATCTGATGATAATCTGATGAACGAGACATTTAAAGAACACGCCACAGTTCCACAATGCAAATATCCCAAAATCACTTGGTATTGTCAGTAGAAATTTAGTCATCTGGTGCTACAGAAGCAAGCATTTTGCATAATTATTTACCGGTACATTAACTTCAATACTGTAAGACTGATCTGTTAATTTTTGGATATTATTAGCATATCAATTCTTGTAAATCTAATTATTAAACAAacttgattaattatatattccTTTGCAATCCCCCCCTTTTTTTGTTTGGCTAGTCATATATGTTATAGTACACGATCATAGTTTCCATCTCCTTTCATGCAGATTTATAAGAATGTGGAAGTCTCTGCTGGATTGTCATCAGAGGCAGTTGCGTGCTGTGTCTAACTGCAAAAGCCACAGCTTGATGATGAAAACCAGGAGCCCAAGAGGACCTGCTGCAAAGGCGACAAAGAAATTGGAGTTGGAGCTGCTAAACTGGTGCAACTGTTTCGACGAGTGGATAAGAATCCAGAGAGCTTACGTTGAAGTCCTCAATGAATGGCTAATGAAATGGCTTCCTCAGGAACAAGAGCAAACCCCTGATGGACTCGCACCTTTCTCCCCAACCAGACTCGGGGCTCCATCTGCATTTATCATCTCTAACGATTGGCACCATGCAATTGAGAGTATCTCGGAGGAAAAGGTTGTTGAAAGGATGCGTGCTTTTGCAGAAATCATCCGCGTGATACGGAAGAGTCAAGAGGAGGAACGACAGCAAAGACTTGAAGAAGAGCGGCTGTTGCAAGTTTATGATAGAAGGCTAAGATCTAGGCAGGCAAACCAGACAAATGGGCATCTAGAGATTCTGTCACGCCATGAGGGCCGTCCGAAGCACGGAGATGATTCCTCAATGGCATTGTACACCTTGAGACAGAGATTGGATGAGAAGAGATCGACTCAGAAGGAAACGTTAAGACGACTTCAAGATGCTGCTTCCAGCATTTTGCCAAGTGGTTTACTTCCAATTGTCCAAGAATTGGAAACTTTTACGGCAGAGGCACTGCATGTTTACAGTGAAATCAGAACAAGCAACAGCGGAGGGGCATAACAAAGAATTTGTCTGGCCGTGTTATCCTGTTTCAACTGAggcctctatcatcaattggactGCACTGCAAAGAATCGCCTTGCGGGatagttaacagtatacagatgTACAGATTTCATTGATTGGTTCATTGATTGGCTGGTGGCTGGTGATGGTGTAAACAACGGAAAGTAGTAGTAACACACCGATTGCAGAGCTTGTTTTCAAGAATTTTGATGCTGTATAGCACTAACAAAAACCACAGAAGCAGATGATTCAATTTCTACCAGCTCGTTGTCAGGATCGTTTTGGGGGGAGATTTTGCTTAAAGATCAGGCATGAACTTTTTGCAACAGCGGCAAACAGCCTTGGTTTTATTACACGAATTATATTTGACGCCACCACTGTTTAAGTTACTGCAAATGATCCAATGAATGCAATACAGTACAAATGACTCATTTGCTGTCATGATATTGTTCTAAGAAATCACGGATGTTTTCCTCAGagaccaaccaacgagattgtttCTTGGCCATCATAGTGCAGCTCTTGTTATCTCatccttataatatatccttgaaCGATGAACAAGGAAAAACTGGTGGACCAAGAAAGCAGGATAAACAATGCTCTCTTGGGATTGCGAGCAATATGCAACAAGTCCTTGAACAAGTGTTTTGGTGTCTTCTTCTCGTTTGTTTCTCATTTCTTTTCTCAGTTAGAACTAGGCATCAACAGCACTCCCACCTTTCTTTGCATCACAATACAAGACTATGTACCATCATTATCCACAAGTTTCAATtcatcacctctctctctctctctctctctctctctctctatatatatatatatatatatatatatatatatatatatatatatatatatatatatatatatatatatatatatatatatatatatat from Musa acuminata AAA Group cultivar baxijiao chromosome BXJ1-3, Cavendish_Baxijiao_AAA, whole genome shotgun sequence encodes the following:
- the LOC103979404 gene encoding aspartic proteinase Asp1 produces the protein MGGWKAARRRLLFASLVFTAVIASVSAAVTTPSPKKAKALDASSAVFPIHGDVYPRGLYYVEMNIGDPPKPYFLDVDTGSDLTWIQCDAPCVRCSKGPHPWYRPKRTNLVPCRNPFCAALHSGTAQDQNCGQCDYEIEYADSGSSLGVLVADAFFLGRTLARPILAFGCGYNQQLTSPNTPALTDGVLGLGTGKVSVLSQLSDQGVTKNVVGHCLSAKGGGNLFFGDDLVPSSRMTWAPMSRIGSRNYYSPGPANLQWGTRSLGVKQKEVVFDTGSTYTYFGFQPYQAFLSAVKSDLSKTPLKEVSDDPSLSVCWRGQKPFKSVNDVKQYFKALALSFVNAKRTLLEVPPENYLIITKHGNACLGILDGTEVGLGNLNVIGDISLQDLTVVYDNERQQIGWVRAACDRPPKSGTSSSP
- the LOC135627124 gene encoding protein ALTERED PHOSPHATE STARVATION RESPONSE 1-like, giving the protein MGCGSSKAEESKLIALCRERTELIRAARDRRYALAAANAAYFQALAAVGDAFHHFVHEELAPGSSVLILPSSEGKRKARTGRGSAITAAAASSTSSSVTPLSHSLSPEGSHLPLSSGSESEASPRGAGGSTSFADGKASRVGSSGEGEISSSPHHRFSPTSPNSSFIRSSTAIPTMVSQDPFASSWPNSAYDGYGYPFYGVPIGSPPQEREDWAGPSAPAVAPGTPPQPPPNEASSWDFLDPFNYYEEFLPYYSGGKYGSRSSISSPDLSEVRKREGIPDLEEEAEVEMTENNVVDDDLRQKDSFSRSSNSGPSREIGGKHEKVGIELEEKERRSSSAGSKTISGGEDAGSNGKKKGVTFEDVSYVTEESVRSSEKPLSAYSDDDQPLPVQGTRDVMEVVQEIEEHFSSAAGCGEDISQMLELGKLPYRSRSKMHRVISSRIWDRMALPLLIRSRLSLSRHSSKSTIRRKAGNAVARNSTVARSGSLSSTLEKLYVWEKKLYREVKDEEKLRVSYDKKHKWLKALDDRGAENSKIDLTWASVRKLCTKISIIIKSANAISSRMHKIRDEELQPLLIELIQGFIRMWKSLLDCHQRQLRAVSNCKSHSLMMKTRSPRGPAAKATKKLELELLNWCNCFDEWIRIQRAYVEVLNEWLMKWLPQEQEQTPDGLAPFSPTRLGAPSAFIISNDWHHAIESISEEKVVERMRAFAEIIRVIRKSQEEERQQRLEEERLLQVYDRRLRSRQANQTNGHLEILSRHEGRPKHGDDSSMALYTLRQRLDEKRSTQKETLRRLQDAASSILPSGLLPIVQELETFTAEALHVYSEIRTSNSGGA